The following coding sequences lie in one Arachis ipaensis cultivar K30076 chromosome B05, Araip1.1, whole genome shotgun sequence genomic window:
- the LOC107643163 gene encoding homogentisate solanesyltransferase, chloroplastic isoform X3 — MVIHCICDCKSVMLCHTQLPMKLSTFQSTSLHAHPSIATSNCNSSYSIKTPTTKFAPKASTLCLKFSRNNHSTLRYHDRRLSNRPTSITACTHVGAAGSDRPFADKVSEFKDACWRFLRPHTIRGTALGSFALVARALIENSNLIKWSLLFKAFSGLFALICGNGYIVGINQIYDISIDKVNKPYLPIAAGDLSVQSAWLLVAFFAAAGLLIVGLNFGPFIFSLYTLGLFLGTIYSVPPLRMKRFPIAAFLIIATVRGFLLNFGVYYATRAALGLAFEWSSPVVFITTFVTLFALVIAITKDLPDVEGDRKYQISTFATKLGVRNIAFLGCGILLMNYIGSILAAIYTPQAFRQWLLIPAHMIFASCLIFQAWVLEKANYTKEAISGFYRFIWNLFYAEYAIFPFI; from the exons ATGGTGATCCATTGTATCTGTGATTGCAAAAGTGTTATGCTTTGCCATACTCAGCTCCCCATGAAGCTCTCAACATTTCAATCAACTTCACTTCATGCTCATCCCTCAATTGCCACCTCCAACTGCAACTCCTCCTACTCCATCAAAACACCCACCACCAAGTTTGCTCCAAAGGCTTCTACTTTGTGCTTAAAATTTTCCAGAAACAACCATTCAACTCTACGATATCATGACAGAAGACTCTCGAATAGACCCACTTCCATCACG GCTTGTACCCATGTTGGAGCTGCTGGATCAGATCGTCCATTTGCAGACAAAGTTTCAGAATTCAAAGATGCATGTTGGAGATTTTTAAGGCCACATACTATACGCGGCACAGCACTAGGTTCTTT TGCTTTGGTGGCAAGAGCATTGATTGAAAACTCAAATCTGATAAAGTGGTCCCTTCTGTTCAAAGCATTCTCTGGTCTTTTTGCCCTGATTTGTGGGAATGGTTATATAGTTGGAATCAATCAAATCTATGACATTAGCATTGACAA GGTAAACAAACCTTATTTACCTATAGCTGCTGGAGATCTTTCAGTCCAATCTGCATGGCTATTAGTTGCATTTTTTGCTGCTGCTGGCTTGTTGATTGTTGGATTGAACTTTGGGCCCTTTATATTTTCACTTTACACGCTTGGCCTTTTTCTCGGCACCATCTATTCCGTTCCTCCATTAAGAATGAAACGTTTTCCTATTGCAGCATTTCTTATTATTGCCACG GTCCGAGGTTTTCTACTTAACTTTGGCGTGTACTATGCCACTAGAGCTGCCCTTGGACTTGCATTTGAGTGGAG CTCACCTGTGGTTTTCATCACTACGTTTGTAACATTGTTTGCATTGGTAATTGCTATAACGAAAGATCTTCCAGATGTTGAGGGGGATCGCAA GTATCAGATATCAACCTTTGCGACAAAACTTGGTGTACGGAACATTGCTTTCCTTGGTTGTGGAATCTTGCTAATGAACTATATTGGTTCAATATTGGCAGCAATTTATACGCCACAG GCTTTCAGGCAATGGTTACTGATACCAGCTCATATGATTTTTGCATCCTGCTTGATTTTCCAG GCATGGGTATTAGAAAAAGCAAATTATACCAAG GAAGCAATTTCAGGGTTCTATCGATTTATATGGAATCTATTTTATGCTGAGTACGCCATATTTCCTTTCATCTAG
- the LOC107643163 gene encoding homogentisate solanesyltransferase, chloroplastic isoform X5: MVIHCICDCKSVMLCHTQLPMKLSTFQSTSLHAHPSIATSNCNSSYSIKTPTTKFAPKASTLCLKFSRNNHSTLRYHDRRLSNRPTSITACTHVGAAGSDRPFADKVSEFKDACWRFLRPHTIRGTALGSFALVARALIENSNLIKWSLLFKAFSGLFALICGNGYIVGINQIYDISIDKVNKPYLPIAAGDLSVQSAWLLVAFFAAAGLLIVGLNFGPFIFSLYTLGLFLGTIYSVPPLRMKRFPIAAFLIIATVRGFLLNFGVYYATRAALGLAFEWSSPVVFITTFVTLFALVIAITKDLPDVEGDRKYQISTFATKLGVRNIAFLGCGILLMNYIGSILAAIYTPQLYVTGFQAMVTDTSSYDFCILLDFPGMGIRKSKLYQGSNFRVLSIYMESILC; the protein is encoded by the exons ATGGTGATCCATTGTATCTGTGATTGCAAAAGTGTTATGCTTTGCCATACTCAGCTCCCCATGAAGCTCTCAACATTTCAATCAACTTCACTTCATGCTCATCCCTCAATTGCCACCTCCAACTGCAACTCCTCCTACTCCATCAAAACACCCACCACCAAGTTTGCTCCAAAGGCTTCTACTTTGTGCTTAAAATTTTCCAGAAACAACCATTCAACTCTACGATATCATGACAGAAGACTCTCGAATAGACCCACTTCCATCACG GCTTGTACCCATGTTGGAGCTGCTGGATCAGATCGTCCATTTGCAGACAAAGTTTCAGAATTCAAAGATGCATGTTGGAGATTTTTAAGGCCACATACTATACGCGGCACAGCACTAGGTTCTTT TGCTTTGGTGGCAAGAGCATTGATTGAAAACTCAAATCTGATAAAGTGGTCCCTTCTGTTCAAAGCATTCTCTGGTCTTTTTGCCCTGATTTGTGGGAATGGTTATATAGTTGGAATCAATCAAATCTATGACATTAGCATTGACAA GGTAAACAAACCTTATTTACCTATAGCTGCTGGAGATCTTTCAGTCCAATCTGCATGGCTATTAGTTGCATTTTTTGCTGCTGCTGGCTTGTTGATTGTTGGATTGAACTTTGGGCCCTTTATATTTTCACTTTACACGCTTGGCCTTTTTCTCGGCACCATCTATTCCGTTCCTCCATTAAGAATGAAACGTTTTCCTATTGCAGCATTTCTTATTATTGCCACG GTCCGAGGTTTTCTACTTAACTTTGGCGTGTACTATGCCACTAGAGCTGCCCTTGGACTTGCATTTGAGTGGAG CTCACCTGTGGTTTTCATCACTACGTTTGTAACATTGTTTGCATTGGTAATTGCTATAACGAAAGATCTTCCAGATGTTGAGGGGGATCGCAA GTATCAGATATCAACCTTTGCGACAAAACTTGGTGTACGGAACATTGCTTTCCTTGGTTGTGGAATCTTGCTAATGAACTATATTGGTTCAATATTGGCAGCAATTTATACGCCACAG TTGTATGTTACAGGCTTTCAGGCAATGGTTACTGATACCAGCTCATATGATTTTTGCATCCTGCTTGATTTTCCAG GCATGGGTATTAGAAAAAGCAAATTATACCAAG GAAGCAATTTCAGGGTTCTATCGATTTATATGGAATCTATTTTATGCTGA
- the LOC110271804 gene encoding uncharacterized protein LOC110271804 has protein sequence MEQSQSNPQPQNNAVQDSQTGSSRGKSDPAWQYFTVKYDKNNKAQYTCIFCLNTYNGGGIYSKRRNRLEHQRLSDIVYVTYNLRLQSIMHRKKNYDSIDIQSIDTVDFLVMPDENDPEFTNGDIEGIENLIYTDNAMPSYPKGD, from the exons ATGGAACAATCACAAAGTAACCCACAGCCACAAAATAATGCTGTTCAAGATTCTCAAACTGGTTCATCCAGAGGTAAATCTGATCCAGCTTGGCAATATTTTACAGTGAAGTATGACAAAAATAACAAGGCTCAATATACATGTATTTTCTGCTTGAATACTTACAATGGAGGGGGGATAT ATTCAAAGAGGAGGAACCGATTAGAGCATCAAAGGCTAAGTGACATTGTTTATGTCACTTATAATCTACGCCTTCAATCTATAATGCATCGCAAGAAGAATTATGATTCAATTGACATTCAAAGCATTGACACAGTAGATTTTTTGGTAATGCCGGATGAAAATGATCCTGAATTTACTAATGGAGACATCGAAggcattgaaaatttaatttatacgGATAATGCTATGCCTTCATATCCTAAAGGTGATTGA
- the LOC107643163 gene encoding homogentisate solanesyltransferase, chloroplastic isoform X2, translated as MVIHCICDCKSVMLCHTQLPMKLSTFQSTSLHAHPSIATSNCNSSYSIKTPTTKFAPKASTLCLKFSRNNHSTLRYHDRRLSNRPTSITACTHVGAAGSDRPFADKVSEFKDACWRFLRPHTIRGTALGSFALVARALIENSNLIKWSLLFKAFSGLFALICGNGYIVGINQIYDISIDKVNKPYLPIAAGDLSVQSAWLLVAFFAAAGLLIVGLNFGPFIFSLYTLGLFLGTIYSVPPLRMKRFPIAAFLIIATVRGFLLNFGVYYATRAALGLAFEWSSPVVFITTFVTLFALVIAITKDLPDVEGDRKYQISTFATKLGVRNIAFLGCGILLMNYIGSILAAIYTPQLYVTGFQAMVTDTSSYDFCILLDFPGMGIRKSKLYQGNPKPPSSEVLPKEAVFEESATLGKSTSNLPLDEPV; from the exons ATGGTGATCCATTGTATCTGTGATTGCAAAAGTGTTATGCTTTGCCATACTCAGCTCCCCATGAAGCTCTCAACATTTCAATCAACTTCACTTCATGCTCATCCCTCAATTGCCACCTCCAACTGCAACTCCTCCTACTCCATCAAAACACCCACCACCAAGTTTGCTCCAAAGGCTTCTACTTTGTGCTTAAAATTTTCCAGAAACAACCATTCAACTCTACGATATCATGACAGAAGACTCTCGAATAGACCCACTTCCATCACG GCTTGTACCCATGTTGGAGCTGCTGGATCAGATCGTCCATTTGCAGACAAAGTTTCAGAATTCAAAGATGCATGTTGGAGATTTTTAAGGCCACATACTATACGCGGCACAGCACTAGGTTCTTT TGCTTTGGTGGCAAGAGCATTGATTGAAAACTCAAATCTGATAAAGTGGTCCCTTCTGTTCAAAGCATTCTCTGGTCTTTTTGCCCTGATTTGTGGGAATGGTTATATAGTTGGAATCAATCAAATCTATGACATTAGCATTGACAA GGTAAACAAACCTTATTTACCTATAGCTGCTGGAGATCTTTCAGTCCAATCTGCATGGCTATTAGTTGCATTTTTTGCTGCTGCTGGCTTGTTGATTGTTGGATTGAACTTTGGGCCCTTTATATTTTCACTTTACACGCTTGGCCTTTTTCTCGGCACCATCTATTCCGTTCCTCCATTAAGAATGAAACGTTTTCCTATTGCAGCATTTCTTATTATTGCCACG GTCCGAGGTTTTCTACTTAACTTTGGCGTGTACTATGCCACTAGAGCTGCCCTTGGACTTGCATTTGAGTGGAG CTCACCTGTGGTTTTCATCACTACGTTTGTAACATTGTTTGCATTGGTAATTGCTATAACGAAAGATCTTCCAGATGTTGAGGGGGATCGCAA GTATCAGATATCAACCTTTGCGACAAAACTTGGTGTACGGAACATTGCTTTCCTTGGTTGTGGAATCTTGCTAATGAACTATATTGGTTCAATATTGGCAGCAATTTATACGCCACAG TTGTATGTTACAGGCTTTCAGGCAATGGTTACTGATACCAGCTCATATGATTTTTGCATCCTGCTTGATTTTCCAG GCATGGGTATTAGAAAAAGCAAATTATACCAAG GTAATCCAAAGCCACCATCATCAGAAGTACTACCAAAAGAAGCTGTATTTGAAGAATCAGCAACATTAGGCAAATCCACATCAA ATTTACCTCTGGATGAACCAGTTTGA
- the LOC107643163 gene encoding homogentisate solanesyltransferase, chloroplastic isoform X1 has translation MVIHCICDCKSVMLCHTQLPMKLSTFQSTSLHAHPSIATSNCNSSYSIKTPTTKFAPKASTLCLKFSRNNHSTLRYHDRRLSNRPTSITACTHVGAAGSDRPFADKVSEFKDACWRFLRPHTIRGTALGSFALVARALIENSNLIKWSLLFKAFSGLFALICGNGYIVGINQIYDISIDKVNKPYLPIAAGDLSVQSAWLLVAFFAAAGLLIVGLNFGPFIFSLYTLGLFLGTIYSVPPLRMKRFPIAAFLIIATVRGFLLNFGVYYATRAALGLAFEWSSPVVFITTFVTLFALVIAITKDLPDVEGDRKYQISTFATKLGVRNIAFLGCGILLMNYIGSILAAIYTPQLYVTGFQAMVTDTSSYDFCILLDFPGMGIRKSKLYQGNPKPPSSEVLPKEAVFEESATLGKSTSSSMSPPSNKIK, from the exons ATGGTGATCCATTGTATCTGTGATTGCAAAAGTGTTATGCTTTGCCATACTCAGCTCCCCATGAAGCTCTCAACATTTCAATCAACTTCACTTCATGCTCATCCCTCAATTGCCACCTCCAACTGCAACTCCTCCTACTCCATCAAAACACCCACCACCAAGTTTGCTCCAAAGGCTTCTACTTTGTGCTTAAAATTTTCCAGAAACAACCATTCAACTCTACGATATCATGACAGAAGACTCTCGAATAGACCCACTTCCATCACG GCTTGTACCCATGTTGGAGCTGCTGGATCAGATCGTCCATTTGCAGACAAAGTTTCAGAATTCAAAGATGCATGTTGGAGATTTTTAAGGCCACATACTATACGCGGCACAGCACTAGGTTCTTT TGCTTTGGTGGCAAGAGCATTGATTGAAAACTCAAATCTGATAAAGTGGTCCCTTCTGTTCAAAGCATTCTCTGGTCTTTTTGCCCTGATTTGTGGGAATGGTTATATAGTTGGAATCAATCAAATCTATGACATTAGCATTGACAA GGTAAACAAACCTTATTTACCTATAGCTGCTGGAGATCTTTCAGTCCAATCTGCATGGCTATTAGTTGCATTTTTTGCTGCTGCTGGCTTGTTGATTGTTGGATTGAACTTTGGGCCCTTTATATTTTCACTTTACACGCTTGGCCTTTTTCTCGGCACCATCTATTCCGTTCCTCCATTAAGAATGAAACGTTTTCCTATTGCAGCATTTCTTATTATTGCCACG GTCCGAGGTTTTCTACTTAACTTTGGCGTGTACTATGCCACTAGAGCTGCCCTTGGACTTGCATTTGAGTGGAG CTCACCTGTGGTTTTCATCACTACGTTTGTAACATTGTTTGCATTGGTAATTGCTATAACGAAAGATCTTCCAGATGTTGAGGGGGATCGCAA GTATCAGATATCAACCTTTGCGACAAAACTTGGTGTACGGAACATTGCTTTCCTTGGTTGTGGAATCTTGCTAATGAACTATATTGGTTCAATATTGGCAGCAATTTATACGCCACAG TTGTATGTTACAGGCTTTCAGGCAATGGTTACTGATACCAGCTCATATGATTTTTGCATCCTGCTTGATTTTCCAG GCATGGGTATTAGAAAAAGCAAATTATACCAAG GTAATCCAAAGCCACCATCATCAGAAGTACTACCAAAAGAAGCTGTATTTGAAGAATCAGCAACATTAGGCAAATCCACATCAAGTTCCATGTCTCCtccatctaataaaataaaatag
- the LOC107643163 gene encoding homogentisate solanesyltransferase, chloroplastic isoform X4 has protein sequence MVIHCICDCKSVMLCHTQLPMKLSTFQSTSLHAHPSIATSNCNSSYSIKTPTTKFAPKASTLCLKFSRNNHSTLRYHDRRLSNRPTSITACTHVGAAGSDRPFADKVSEFKDACWRFLRPHTIRGTALGSFALVARALIENSNLIKWSLLFKAFSGLFALICGNGYIVGINQIYDISIDKVNKPYLPIAAGDLSVQSAWLLVAFFAAAGLLIVGLNFGPFIFSLYTLGLFLGTIYSVPPLRMKRFPIAAFLIIATVRGFLLNFGVYYATRAALGLAFEWSSPVVFITTFVTLFALVIAITKDLPDVEGDRKYQISTFATKLGVRNIAFLGCGILLMNYIGSILAAIYTPQAFRQWLLIPAHMIFASCLIFQAWVLEKANYTKVIQSHHHQKYYQKKLYLKNQQH, from the exons ATGGTGATCCATTGTATCTGTGATTGCAAAAGTGTTATGCTTTGCCATACTCAGCTCCCCATGAAGCTCTCAACATTTCAATCAACTTCACTTCATGCTCATCCCTCAATTGCCACCTCCAACTGCAACTCCTCCTACTCCATCAAAACACCCACCACCAAGTTTGCTCCAAAGGCTTCTACTTTGTGCTTAAAATTTTCCAGAAACAACCATTCAACTCTACGATATCATGACAGAAGACTCTCGAATAGACCCACTTCCATCACG GCTTGTACCCATGTTGGAGCTGCTGGATCAGATCGTCCATTTGCAGACAAAGTTTCAGAATTCAAAGATGCATGTTGGAGATTTTTAAGGCCACATACTATACGCGGCACAGCACTAGGTTCTTT TGCTTTGGTGGCAAGAGCATTGATTGAAAACTCAAATCTGATAAAGTGGTCCCTTCTGTTCAAAGCATTCTCTGGTCTTTTTGCCCTGATTTGTGGGAATGGTTATATAGTTGGAATCAATCAAATCTATGACATTAGCATTGACAA GGTAAACAAACCTTATTTACCTATAGCTGCTGGAGATCTTTCAGTCCAATCTGCATGGCTATTAGTTGCATTTTTTGCTGCTGCTGGCTTGTTGATTGTTGGATTGAACTTTGGGCCCTTTATATTTTCACTTTACACGCTTGGCCTTTTTCTCGGCACCATCTATTCCGTTCCTCCATTAAGAATGAAACGTTTTCCTATTGCAGCATTTCTTATTATTGCCACG GTCCGAGGTTTTCTACTTAACTTTGGCGTGTACTATGCCACTAGAGCTGCCCTTGGACTTGCATTTGAGTGGAG CTCACCTGTGGTTTTCATCACTACGTTTGTAACATTGTTTGCATTGGTAATTGCTATAACGAAAGATCTTCCAGATGTTGAGGGGGATCGCAA GTATCAGATATCAACCTTTGCGACAAAACTTGGTGTACGGAACATTGCTTTCCTTGGTTGTGGAATCTTGCTAATGAACTATATTGGTTCAATATTGGCAGCAATTTATACGCCACAG GCTTTCAGGCAATGGTTACTGATACCAGCTCATATGATTTTTGCATCCTGCTTGATTTTCCAG GCATGGGTATTAGAAAAAGCAAATTATACCAAG GTAATCCAAAGCCACCATCATCAGAAGTACTACCAAAAGAAGCTGTATTTGAAGAATCAGCAACATTAG